One genomic window of Pseudomonadota bacterium includes the following:
- a CDS encoding 2-oxoisovalerate dehydrogenase, translated as MTEIVFVVEEAAEGGFLARAVGESIVTEADSLGELRDQVRDAVRCHFEDAERPSAIRLHFVRDEVFAA; from the coding sequence ATGACGGAAATCGTGTTCGTGGTTGAGGAGGCCGCCGAGGGAGGGTTCCTCGCGCGGGCGGTGGGCGAATCGATCGTGACAGAGGCCGACTCGCTCGGCGAGTTGCGCGACCAGGTCCGAGACGCGGTGCGCTGCCACTTCGAAGACGCCGAACGTCCCAGCGCCATCCGCCTCCATTTCGTCCGAGACGAAGTCTTCGCGGCATGA
- a CDS encoding type II toxin-antitoxin system HicA family toxin, with the protein MKLPRDVSGHDLQRALAALGYAPSRRTGSHVRLTTQRGGQHHVTVPAHAALRVGTLAAILDEVARHHRTSRDEIAALLFGA; encoded by the coding sequence ATGAAGCTGCCCCGAGACGTTTCAGGACACGACCTTCAACGGGCGCTCGCGGCGCTTGGCTACGCGCCGTCGCGACGGACCGGCAGCCACGTCCGCCTCACGACGCAGCGAGGCGGACAGCACCACGTCACCGTGCCGGCCCACGCGGCTCTGCGCGTCGGGACGCTCGCCGCGATCCTCGACGAGGTCGCTCGTCATCACCGGACGAGCCGCGACGAGATCGCCGCGCTGTTGTTCGGAGCGTGA
- a CDS encoding site-2 protease family protein, translating into MTIVAYVFYFVLLIGVLVFVHEGGHFLVAKLFKVKVHVFSLGFGPRLLGFRGKETDYRVSAVPIGGYVKMLGEDPGEVVKAEDAGRAFTDKPRWQRFCIIAAGPFMNLIFPLFLHFGVGLTIDRVAPPDVGFVVPGMPGAAAGLEPGDRITAIDGEPVESFDEVVAIVSPQPGRALEIELVRDGRPIRRTITPSAVRRSVVVPSEKETVGQIGVYAAYVAPVVGIDDPRSPAALAGLRTFDRIEAIDGARIERFADASRAVAKAAGRTIELAVRHLKPDAEAPFDDADYAAQPVIARVEVPYGAKGLARIGALEPGDFVAHVEPDGPAARIGLRRGDRLLTLDGDLEGAVQIERGLGAAPDICHALAWSRQGELFSRPYRLTFVPAGKKKDLGVAQDAYVNGFSVHMPFVDSRIDNPARLSGAIRYAIAETREGMRLIAIGFKLLFRREVSLESIGGPLMIGQLAGMAGQEGAVPFIWMMALISLNLGIINLLPIPILDGGQILIIAVEAVIRRPLSRKLKERIMLVGLALLIALMLFATRNDIMRFITG; encoded by the coding sequence ATGACAATCGTAGCCTATGTCTTCTATTTCGTTCTCCTAATCGGCGTGCTCGTTTTCGTCCACGAAGGGGGGCACTTCCTCGTCGCCAAGCTGTTCAAGGTCAAGGTGCACGTCTTCTCCCTCGGCTTCGGCCCGCGGCTTCTCGGGTTCCGCGGCAAAGAGACCGACTACCGCGTGAGCGCGGTGCCGATCGGCGGCTACGTGAAGATGCTCGGCGAGGATCCGGGCGAGGTCGTCAAGGCCGAGGACGCCGGCCGGGCGTTCACCGACAAGCCGCGCTGGCAGCGGTTCTGCATCATCGCCGCCGGTCCCTTCATGAACCTGATCTTCCCGCTCTTCCTGCACTTCGGGGTCGGGCTGACCATCGACCGCGTCGCACCGCCGGACGTCGGCTTCGTCGTGCCCGGCATGCCGGGCGCGGCGGCCGGCCTCGAGCCCGGCGACCGAATCACCGCCATCGACGGCGAGCCGGTCGAGTCGTTCGACGAGGTCGTCGCGATCGTCTCGCCGCAGCCGGGCCGCGCGCTGGAGATCGAGCTCGTGCGCGACGGCCGCCCGATCCGGCGCACCATCACGCCGTCCGCCGTCCGGCGCTCGGTCGTCGTCCCGTCGGAGAAGGAGACGGTGGGGCAGATCGGCGTGTACGCCGCGTACGTCGCGCCGGTGGTCGGGATCGACGACCCGCGAAGCCCCGCGGCCTTGGCCGGCCTCCGGACGTTCGACAGGATCGAGGCGATCGACGGCGCGAGGATCGAGAGGTTCGCCGACGCGTCCCGCGCCGTGGCGAAGGCCGCGGGCCGGACGATCGAGCTCGCGGTGCGCCACCTGAAACCCGACGCCGAGGCGCCGTTCGACGACGCCGACTACGCGGCGCAGCCGGTGATCGCCCGCGTCGAGGTCCCGTACGGCGCCAAGGGGCTCGCCAGGATCGGGGCGCTCGAGCCCGGCGACTTCGTCGCGCACGTCGAGCCGGACGGCCCGGCCGCGAGGATCGGCCTCCGGCGCGGCGACAGGCTCCTCACGCTCGACGGCGATCTCGAGGGCGCGGTCCAGATCGAGCGCGGGCTCGGGGCGGCGCCGGACATCTGCCACGCGCTCGCGTGGAGCCGCCAGGGCGAGCTCTTCTCGCGGCCGTACCGGCTCACGTTCGTCCCGGCGGGCAAGAAGAAGGACCTCGGCGTGGCGCAGGACGCCTACGTCAACGGCTTCTCGGTGCACATGCCGTTCGTCGACTCGCGGATCGACAACCCGGCCCGCCTCTCGGGCGCGATCCGCTACGCGATCGCCGAGACGCGGGAAGGCATGCGGCTCATCGCGATCGGCTTCAAGCTGCTCTTCCGGCGCGAGGTCTCGCTCGAGAGCATCGGCGGGCCGCTCATGATAGGCCAGCTCGCCGGCATGGCAGGGCAGGAGGGCGCCGTGCCGTTCATCTGGATGATGGCGCTCATCAGCCTGAACCTCGGCATCATCAACCTCTTGCCGATCCCGATCCTCGACGGCGGCCAGATCCTGATCATCGCGGTCGAGGCGGTGATCCGCCGCCCGCTCAGCCGCAAGCTGAAGGAGCGGATCATGCTCGTCGGCCTCGCCCTCCTCATCGCGCTGATGCTGTTCGCGACGCGGAACGACATCATGCGCTTCATCACGGGCTGA
- a CDS encoding FHA domain-containing protein, whose translation MTTRSTTTKKTLQSFHARDSLWTAFTKHSEEMDCSVDYLVNEAMRLYASTHGFLVDPTGVGEAPAADATPRPVAAPKAPSAQHPSGTGLPRPATPTMREKPMSSPTVPLPRPGAKPAAPTAPATPASMGGAPTLPRPGASAQAAAPGPPRRTSVPPPAPPRPEELGTGSGVRGSTGAGAAKPRLTLIFQGRKLTVAQDQFIIGRGSKTSDLAIKDANVSRKHAAIIFHNGAFYMKDLGSTNGVEFNGKPVDSKRIDEGDVFSICGYEMHFTYQV comes from the coding sequence ATGACGACGCGATCGACCACGACGAAGAAGACGCTCCAGAGCTTCCACGCGCGCGACTCGCTGTGGACCGCGTTCACGAAGCACTCGGAGGAGATGGACTGCTCCGTCGACTACCTCGTGAACGAGGCGATGCGGCTGTACGCGTCGACGCACGGTTTCCTGGTCGATCCCACCGGGGTGGGCGAGGCGCCCGCCGCCGACGCCACGCCGAGGCCGGTCGCCGCCCCGAAGGCGCCGTCCGCCCAGCACCCGTCGGGCACCGGGCTGCCGAGACCCGCGACGCCGACGATGCGCGAGAAGCCGATGTCCTCCCCGACCGTGCCGCTGCCCCGTCCGGGCGCCAAGCCCGCCGCGCCGACCGCGCCCGCCACCCCGGCGAGCATGGGAGGTGCGCCGACGCTGCCCCGCCCGGGCGCCTCCGCCCAGGCGGCCGCTCCGGGACCGCCGCGCCGCACCTCGGTGCCGCCGCCGGCCCCCCCGCGCCCCGAGGAGCTCGGCACGGGCTCGGGCGTCCGCGGTTCGACCGGCGCGGGCGCCGCGAAACCGAGGCTCACCCTGATCTTCCAGGGCCGCAAGCTCACCGTTGCGCAGGATCAGTTCATCATCGGCCGGGGGTCCAAGACGTCGGACCTCGCCATCAAGGACGCCAACGTCTCCCGAAAGCATGCCGCGATCATCTTCCACAACGGCGCCTTCTACATGAAGGATCTCGGCAGCACGAACGGCGTCGAGTTCAACGGGAAGCCCGTCGATTCGAAGCGCATCGACGAGGGCGACGTGTTCTCGATCTGCGGGTACGAGATGCACTTCACCTACCAGGTCTGA
- a CDS encoding ABC transporter ATP-binding protein, whose translation MIRVEHLTKRFFAVTAVDDVSFDVRPHEVIGFLGPNGAGKSTTLKVLTGYLTATAGTVAIDGHDVFVEPEAVKRIIGYLPENVPLYPEMRVEEYLSYRAALKRIPRGRRRAAVDSAMERCRIGDVRRRIIGQLS comes from the coding sequence GTGATTCGAGTCGAACATCTCACCAAGCGCTTCTTTGCGGTGACGGCCGTCGACGACGTGTCGTTCGACGTGAGGCCGCACGAGGTCATCGGCTTCCTCGGCCCGAACGGCGCAGGGAAGTCGACGACGCTCAAGGTGCTCACCGGGTACCTCACCGCGACCGCGGGGACCGTGGCGATCGACGGCCACGACGTGTTCGTCGAGCCCGAGGCGGTCAAGAGGATCATCGGCTACCTGCCGGAGAACGTGCCGCTCTACCCGGAGATGCGGGTCGAGGAGTACCTCTCGTACCGCGCAGCGCTCAAGCGCATTCCGCGGGGCCGGCGGCGCGCCGCGGTGGACTCGGCGATGGAGCGCTGCCGGATAGGCGACGTGCGGCGGCGCATCATCGGCCAGCTCTCCTAG
- a CDS encoding ABC transporter permease, translating to MNIFAQMKREFAAFFYSPIAYVLLTAAAVLNGVVFLLIIDFLSDPRAPHGAAMQMLFGGTIFFWIIVIVLTPLITMRSLAEERHSGTLETLLTAPIGDVQVVLAKYLAAVGFYAILWIPTLAYPLLLSFYSELDLGPILSGYLGTLGVGMMFAAVGLLGSSLTRNQIIAALISFGVIMVMFVIGIFDFLGGETSPDSVLHYVNLWTHMEDFGRGIVDTRHLVYYASVSVFSLFATVQIVQLRRWRG from the coding sequence ATGAACATCTTCGCCCAGATGAAGCGCGAGTTCGCCGCGTTCTTCTACTCGCCGATCGCGTACGTGCTGCTCACGGCCGCGGCGGTCCTGAACGGCGTGGTGTTCCTCCTTATCATCGACTTCCTCTCCGATCCGCGGGCGCCGCACGGCGCGGCGATGCAGATGCTGTTCGGCGGCACCATCTTCTTCTGGATCATCGTCATCGTGCTCACGCCGCTCATCACGATGCGCTCCCTCGCCGAGGAGCGGCACTCGGGCACGCTCGAGACGCTGCTCACCGCGCCCATCGGCGACGTGCAGGTCGTGCTCGCCAAGTACCTCGCGGCCGTCGGGTTCTACGCCATCCTCTGGATCCCGACCCTCGCGTACCCGCTGCTCCTGTCGTTCTACTCGGAGCTCGATCTCGGCCCGATCCTGTCCGGCTACCTCGGGACGCTCGGCGTCGGGATGATGTTCGCCGCGGTCGGGCTGCTCGGCTCGTCGCTCACGCGCAACCAGATCATCGCGGCGCTCATCTCGTTCGGAGTGATCATGGTGATGTTCGTCATCGGGATCTTCGACTTCCTCGGCGGCGAGACGTCGCCCGACTCGGTCCTCCACTACGTGAACCTCTGGACGCACATGGAGGACTTCGGCCGGGGCATCGTCGACACGAGGCACCTCGTCTACTACGCCTCGGTCTCGGTGTTCTCGCTGTTCGCCACGGTCCAGATCGTGCAGCTCCGGAGGTGGCGGGGATGA
- a CDS encoding GldG family protein yields the protein MSGNEQKTKPTASGGARAIRGSNAAISVIVAGAILVMLNFLAMRHYARADWTSSGMYTLSDKTAKTVGALGKDVEMHVLWSQGDPRYADVKEVIDGYAALSARVKVEVVDPDVSPERVRMIIDKYGAKVQVTELGQMGIEAGVFVVSGGNVKFVASNELEDMGGEMFDEGGGGDEGLSEFKAEQQLTSAILRVISEEQATVCFTQGHGEWEFEGFGPRALRHLKDALRQDSYKVEAITTAGATKVPGTCGLVVVAGPARAFMDEEAALLDRHLESGGRLLLLLDPIVEGEALLPTGLEGLAAKRGIRLDNDFMLETDPRRLVSESPVTFLVSEFTAHDAVKALAVPESAGREIREQLGAYPVVVSAARSLSAVDGGEIVADVLARSSADSWGETDVASLGIGDRVPEKGQADVSGPATLAMAVALAAKGEGEGGRLVVIGDSDFLNEELYLSASLYNRDLWSGAVGWLTAREDLISIAPKNPERVRLALTEDDVGTIWMIVIGEIALMLILGVAMWLVRRR from the coding sequence ATGAGCGGCAACGAGCAGAAGACCAAGCCGACGGCGAGCGGCGGCGCGCGGGCGATCCGCGGATCCAACGCGGCGATCTCCGTGATCGTCGCCGGCGCGATCCTCGTCATGCTGAACTTCCTCGCCATGCGCCACTACGCCCGCGCCGACTGGACGTCCTCCGGGATGTACACGCTCTCGGACAAGACCGCGAAGACCGTCGGCGCGCTCGGGAAGGACGTGGAGATGCACGTCCTGTGGAGCCAGGGCGATCCGCGCTACGCGGACGTCAAGGAGGTCATCGACGGCTACGCCGCCCTCTCGGCGCGCGTGAAGGTCGAGGTGGTCGATCCCGACGTCAGCCCGGAGCGCGTGCGGATGATCATCGACAAGTACGGCGCCAAGGTCCAGGTGACGGAGCTCGGCCAGATGGGGATCGAGGCGGGCGTCTTCGTCGTCTCCGGCGGCAACGTGAAGTTCGTCGCGTCCAACGAGCTCGAGGACATGGGCGGCGAGATGTTCGACGAGGGCGGCGGCGGGGACGAGGGGCTGTCCGAGTTCAAGGCCGAGCAGCAGCTGACGTCCGCCATCCTCCGGGTGATCTCGGAGGAGCAGGCGACCGTGTGCTTCACCCAGGGCCACGGCGAGTGGGAGTTCGAGGGGTTCGGCCCGAGGGCGCTGCGCCACCTCAAGGACGCGCTGCGGCAGGACAGCTACAAGGTCGAGGCGATCACGACGGCCGGCGCGACCAAGGTGCCGGGGACGTGCGGGCTCGTGGTGGTGGCCGGGCCCGCGCGCGCGTTCATGGACGAAGAGGCCGCGCTGCTCGACCGCCACCTCGAGAGCGGCGGCCGCCTGCTCCTTTTGCTCGATCCCATCGTGGAGGGCGAGGCGCTCCTGCCCACCGGCCTCGAGGGGCTCGCGGCGAAGCGCGGCATCCGGCTCGACAACGACTTCATGCTCGAGACCGATCCCCGGCGGCTCGTCTCCGAGTCGCCGGTCACGTTCCTCGTCAGCGAGTTCACCGCCCACGACGCGGTCAAGGCGCTCGCCGTCCCGGAGTCCGCGGGCCGCGAGATCAGGGAGCAGCTCGGCGCCTACCCGGTCGTCGTCTCGGCCGCGCGGTCGCTCTCGGCCGTCGACGGGGGCGAGATCGTGGCCGACGTGCTCGCCAGGAGCTCGGCCGACTCGTGGGGCGAGACCGACGTGGCGAGCCTCGGCATAGGCGATCGCGTGCCGGAGAAGGGGCAGGCCGACGTCTCCGGGCCGGCGACGCTCGCGATGGCCGTCGCGCTCGCGGCGAAGGGCGAGGGCGAGGGCGGGCGGCTCGTCGTGATCGGCGACAGCGACTTCCTGAACGAGGAGCTGTACCTGAGCGCGAGCCTCTACAACCGCGACCTGTGGTCCGGCGCGGTGGGCTGGCTCACGGCCCGCGAGGACCTCATCTCGATCGCGCCCAAGAACCCGGAGCGCGTGCGCCTCGCCCTGACCGAGGACGACGTCGGCACGATCTGGATGATCGTCATCGGCGAGATCGCGCTCATGCTGATCCTCGGCGTCGCCATGTGGCTCGTGCGCAGGAGGTAG